The Parabacteroides timonensis sequence AATTACTTCGTCTCCCGGATTTACCAATACCAGAATCGTGTTACAAACGGATTGTTTAGCTCCGTTCGCACAAGAAATTTGATTGGCTGTATATTCCAATCCGTTTTCATTCTTCAGCTTGGCAACGATCGCATTACGTAATGCCGGGTAGCCGGGAACTGGTGAGTAACGAGAGAAGTTATCATCTACCGCTTTTTTTGCAGCTTCCTTAATGTGATCGGGTGTGTTGAAATCAGGTTCTCCCACACTCAGGTTGATAACATCGATACCTTGTGCTTTGAGCTCATTGCTCTTTTGAGACATCGCCAATGTTGCCGAAGGCGATAAACTTGCTAAACGATCTGAAACTTGTGTCATGACACTGCTGTTTGTATAGGTTATTTTAAATAGTTGCGACAAAAGTAATTAATAATCGGCATTCTTGCAACAAATTGCTAATTATTTGATATTGTGAAGTACATGTCCCATACGTTCCTTCTTTGTCCTCATATAAAACTCGTTATATTTGTTGGGAGTTACTTCGATAGGAACATTTTCCACAATAGTCAAACCGTAGGCCTCAAGGCCGACCCGTTTTATCGGATTGTTCGTCATCAGGCGCATTTTAGTAATGCCGATGTGTTTCAATATTTGTGCTCCGACGCCATAATCGCGTTCGTCGGCCTGGTGTCCGAGGTGCAGGTTGGCATCTACAGTATCCAAACCTTCTTCCTGGAGCTTGTAGGCTTTCATTTTATCCATCAAACCGATGCCACGTCCTTCCTGGTTCAGGTAAACAATGGCTCCGCGTCCTTCCTTTTCGATCATTTGCATGGCTGTATGCAGCTGTTCGCCACATTCACAACGCATGGAACCGAAGATATCTCCGGTGGCACAGGATGAATGAACACGGACCAGGGCGGGTTCTTCACCGGATATATCGCCTTTTATCAAAGCGATATGCTCCAATCCGTTACTTTTCTGACGGAAAGGAATCAGGTGGAAATGGCCGTATTGTGTAGGCATATCTACTTCCACGCCTTTGTCAACAATAGATTCTGTTTTCAGGCGGTAAGCAATCAGGTCTTTGATACAGATAATTTTAATATCGAATTTTTTGGCCACTTCTACCAATTGAGGCAGGCGGGCCATTGTTCCGTCTTCATTGATGATCTCGATCAATGCTCCGGCAGGGAAAAGTCCGGCCAGGCGAGCCAGGTCGACAGCGGCTTCCGTATGTCCGGCACGGCGAAGTACACCGCGGGAACGGGCACGTAGCGGGTTGATATGTCCCGGGCGTCCCAAATCAGACGGTTTTGTCTGGGGATCGGCCAAAGCGCGTATTGTTTCGGCACGGTCGAACATAGAGACACCGGTAGTACAACCGCCACCCAGTTTATCGACAGTTACAGTGAAAGGTGTTTCCAGCATAGAAGTGTTTCTGGCTACCTGCATATCCAGATCGAGTTCCTGGCAACGTTCTTCCGTGATCGGGGCACATAGTACACCACGACCGTATGTCAGCATGAAATTTACTTTTTCGGGAGTTATCTTTTCAGCAGCAACAATAAAGTCACCTTCGTTTTCGCGATCTTCGTCGTCGACAACGATCAGGAATTTTCCTTCGCGGAAATCTTCAATTGCTTCTTCGATCGTGTTTAATTTGAAATCACTCATATCGTTTTAATTTTTAGTTTCTAAGCTCTTGATCATCTCTTCCAGTTCGAGGCTTGTCTTTTGTACTACTTGTACATCATGGCGCAACAGCTTGCGCTGATACGTGGCAAGCAGATAGATCGGCAGTCCGATCGGCAGGAAGATTCCGAGTGCCAGTCCGATCTTTCCGTTCAGGTTGGCATTCAGTTGGTTATATCCGCCTATGACCGGATAGTCCATTAATTTGTTCAATAACAGGTTCTGGTCGGAGTTGGCCAGTTCCTCGATGATCCCTTCCATCTCTTCAGCCAGTTGTTCGGCTGTATAATCTTTTCCTCCCTGTTTCCAGAAAGTAATATAATTAAGCCAACGTTTGTGACCTTGTAAATAGGAAGCACAGTCGTTTGCCAGTTTTTCCAGGCGTGGAAGAACAGATACATAGTTGGGGGTAAAAATGATTACTTCTTTCTTTTCCACCTTACGTCCGGAACGTTTTCCGATAAGATTTTTCAGAGCGTTCAGGTATGTATCTGCATTTAGTATCACACTATCGTTTACGGCTTTGTAAGTAAGGAATATCCCCAGCGGAGCCAATACGGCTGAACTCAACCACATTCCTTCCCAGGCAGCCCATACACCGTCACGGGCCATTTTAAACCCGATGTTATCAATAATATAATAGAAAATGAACAGGATCACAGAGATTACAACCGGCATACCTAATCCCCCTTTACGGATAATCGCTCCCAGCGGGGCCCCGATAAAGAAGAATACCATACAGGCAAATGACAGGGTGAATTTCTTGTGCCACTCAGTCATGTGGCGGCGTACCTTCGAGGCTTCATCCCCCATAGTTGCCGCTTTAAAATAGTAATCGGCCTTTACGCTCTCTATATTCGACTTTGCACGTACAAGTAAGGCCGCTTTACCGCTGGGCGCTTCCGCCTGGTATAGACTGTCGAAATTGATGATTATAGCCGGTTCATTTTGTTTGTTGACGAGTGAGTCCGTATTTGTCTCCTGGGCTGTTTTAGCCACATCAGACTCTGCCCTTCTGGGTTTGGAGAATGAACGGCGATAAGACATGTCATAAACACTTTTCGCATTCAACGTCTTTATGCTATCGAGCCTTACGGTCATTGAATCGATGGAGGTTTGCAAATCGTGCAATTTTTTCCCCATATACTGGTTGGCCATGAACGATTCGTCCGTACGGGTGAAGTTTGCATCGAATTCGATAAGAATCTCTTTGAAACTGAAACTTTCCCTACGATACGGAACAGCTGTTTTTGCTCCCGTACTGGCCTGAGCCTTCAAATTCTCAAACGATTCGCCGTTAAAGAGCGACAATACTAGAAATAATTTATCAGCCGATGTTTTCAACCGGCCGGAATCGGCCACGATAACACGTGCATTGTTGAAACCTTCCGAATAATCGTAGATCATCACATCTTTCAGCAATCCCGTCTTATTGTCCTTTTCTTTTACATATACATTATATCCGGTGATTTCACTATAGAAAACCCCTTCCGGAATATCCAGTTCCGGTGATTTCTGCCGCATGGAGTAGAGTAGGGAGTATAATTTAACCTGGACTACAGGCATGGCGTTGTTCTGGAAAAAGAATGCACCGATGCTTATGATACCGATCGTTATCATAAGCGGTCTCATTATATGTATAAGTGATACCCCGGCCGATTTCATGGCCAGTAATTCCAAGCGTTCGCCTAGATTTCCGAAAGTCATCAGAGACGCTAATAAGATGGCTAATGGTAAAGCCATCGGTAGGAGGAATAAAGCAGCATAAAAAAACATTTCGCCGAGCACAGGAATTCCCAACCCCTTTCCCACCATGTCGTCTATGTACCTCCAAAGAAACTGCATGAGTACAATAAACAGACAAATACCGAAGGTCATAATGAACAACGGCAGGAAAGTCTGCAGCATAAATGTATATAATCGTTTTATCTTCAACATTACCTATCCGGGTTGACGGGGCAAAAGTAGTGTAAAAAACGATAAGTACATGACATAAATCTCTAAAACAACCTAAATACCGAGTGTACGTTTCAATTCATAGACTTGCGAGTCCCACAAATTGATCGAATCTTTCTTTTCATCCGGCTCGGCAAAGTCGGTAATTTCAAGAGCGGTTGCTCCGGTGAGCTCAACAGTGTGAATTAAAAATTCGAAGTAAACATTGTCATCATCCTCATCTGCCCAACGATAACGGATACTTATTTCCGGTTTTACGGCCAGTACTTCGGCTTCCTGCTCATCTCTGTCCCACTTAAAAATATAAGTGTTGTCATTGATTGTTACATCATCTGCGAACCATGCGGATAGTCCGGGAGGTGTGGTGAGGTGATTCCATAAACTTCGTCGCGAAACTTTATCGAAAACGTATTCGATATGAAACTTCTCTTTTTTCATCTTTCAAGCTATTATTTGCGCAGCAAGATAGGCAAAAGATTGCTATTTGCCAATATTCTTAGAATAAAAAAACATCTAATTTTTAAAGGCTTAGCTGAAAGCCCCGAAAAATAAACGATTTTTTTTCGCGAAACTGTTGCATAATATAAAAATAACCTCTACTTTTGCAGCGTCAATAAGGAAAATTGACAACATGATGGCGAGATAGCTCAGCTGGTTAGAGCGCATGATTCATAATCATGAGGTCCCCGGTTCAATCCCGGGTCTCGCTACTTTGAAAATCAAGCAGTTACAACAATAAGTAACTGCTTTTTTTATGTCTTTTCAGATGGTTTTTACCTGAATTTTCGTGGTTTTCAGAGGCAGAGTTAAACCAAGAGTTAAACCAAAAAATGTATGAGTACAACGGTTAACGTCTTGTGTTACAAGTCTAAAGTTTTAGCAAATGGCGAAAGCCCTTTAATGCTTCGTATCTGTAAAGATGGTAAAAAGAAGTATAAGAGTATTGGAGTTTCTATTAATCCTATCTATTGGGACTATACAAAAGGTAAATTGAAAAGGAATTGTCCTAACTACAACAGTATTCATTTGCTGATAACAGAACAGTTAAATGAATATTCTAATCAGATTGTTGATTTCCAAGTCTCTAAGAAAGATTTTACAGCTTCTTCATTAGTTGAAAAAATAGATCAGCCAGTAAGAAAAGTAACTGTAAAGGCTTTTATAGAGAATGAAGTTGAACGTTTAAAAGCAGAGAATCGGATTAATTATGCTTCGTCGCATAAACATCTTCTAAACTCTTTGTTGTCATATAAAAAGAATCTGGAGATTCCTTTTAGTGAAATTGGTGTAACTTGGTTGAAAAGCTATGAATCTTTTTTGAGGCAACAAGGACTTGCGAATAATACGATAGGTATTCGATTACGCACATTGAGGGCTGTTTATAATCGTGCAATAGAGGAAAATCTTGTCAAATCGGAATGTTATCCATTTAAGAAGTATAAGGTGGCTAAATTGCAGGAAG is a genomic window containing:
- a CDS encoding LptF/LptG family permease, whose protein sequence is MLKIKRLYTFMLQTFLPLFIMTFGICLFIVLMQFLWRYIDDMVGKGLGIPVLGEMFFYAALFLLPMALPLAILLASLMTFGNLGERLELLAMKSAGVSLIHIMRPLMITIGIISIGAFFFQNNAMPVVQVKLYSLLYSMRQKSPELDIPEGVFYSEITGYNVYVKEKDNKTGLLKDVMIYDYSEGFNNARVIVADSGRLKTSADKLFLVLSLFNGESFENLKAQASTGAKTAVPYRRESFSFKEILIEFDANFTRTDESFMANQYMGKKLHDLQTSIDSMTVRLDSIKTLNAKSVYDMSYRRSFSKPRRAESDVAKTAQETNTDSLVNKQNEPAIIINFDSLYQAEAPSGKAALLVRAKSNIESVKADYYFKAATMGDEASKVRRHMTEWHKKFTLSFACMVFFFIGAPLGAIIRKGGLGMPVVISVILFIFYYIIDNIGFKMARDGVWAAWEGMWLSSAVLAPLGIFLTYKAVNDSVILNADTYLNALKNLIGKRSGRKVEKKEVIIFTPNYVSVLPRLEKLANDCASYLQGHKRWLNYITFWKQGGKDYTAEQLAEEMEGIIEELANSDQNLLLNKLMDYPVIGGYNQLNANLNGKIGLALGIFLPIGLPIYLLATYQRKLLRHDVQVVQKTSLELEEMIKSLETKN
- a CDS encoding bifunctional 3,4-dihydroxy-2-butanone-4-phosphate synthase/GTP cyclohydrolase II encodes the protein MSDFKLNTIEEAIEDFREGKFLIVVDDEDRENEGDFIVAAEKITPEKVNFMLTYGRGVLCAPITEERCQELDLDMQVARNTSMLETPFTVTVDKLGGGCTTGVSMFDRAETIRALADPQTKPSDLGRPGHINPLRARSRGVLRRAGHTEAAVDLARLAGLFPAGALIEIINEDGTMARLPQLVEVAKKFDIKIICIKDLIAYRLKTESIVDKGVEVDMPTQYGHFHLIPFRQKSNGLEHIALIKGDISGEEPALVRVHSSCATGDIFGSMRCECGEQLHTAMQMIEKEGRGAIVYLNQEGRGIGLMDKMKAYKLQEEGLDTVDANLHLGHQADERDYGVGAQILKHIGITKMRLMTNNPIKRVGLEAYGLTIVENVPIEVTPNKYNEFYMRTKKERMGHVLHNIK
- a CDS encoding START-like domain-containing protein → MKKEKFHIEYVFDKVSRRSLWNHLTTPPGLSAWFADDVTINDNTYIFKWDRDEQEAEVLAVKPEISIRYRWADEDDDNVYFEFLIHTVELTGATALEITDFAEPDEKKDSINLWDSQVYELKRTLGI
- a CDS encoding site-specific integrase; protein product: MSTTVNVLCYKSKVLANGESPLMLRICKDGKKKYKSIGVSINPIYWDYTKGKLKRNCPNYNSIHLLITEQLNEYSNQIVDFQVSKKDFTASSLVEKIDQPVRKVTVKAFIENEVERLKAENRINYASSHKHLLNSLLSYKKNLEIPFSEIGVTWLKSYESFLRQQGLANNTIGIRLRTLRAVYNRAIEENLVKSECYPFKKYKVAKLQEETVKRAISKDDIKRIMQYRSPNPYLRFPIDLFLFSYFMGGINFVDIAYLTEDNIIDNQLVYVRKKTKKRIKLPLQPIAIELINKYKKADNLFLFPILNDFHKSEQQKINRVRKVIKKINKRLKEIGEELNLPIDLTTYVARHSFATSLKRSGVNTSLICEALGHSSERVTQIYLDSFGNDQMEDAMKKLL